In a genomic window of Pirellulaceae bacterium:
- a CDS encoding chitobiase/beta-hexosaminidase C-terminal domain-containing protein, protein MKIRLVLLTLLVGSYVGGSGRSHADNDLPLLPKGFAVDVIAREPMVSNPCVMAFDRFGRICVGQGPQYRKPKPDTPGDRVDILIDENGDGVADRRKTFAEGFNSIQGLAWHGRDLWVANAPDLTVVRDLDGDDKADEYVRVYTDLGNLEHGLHGLNFGPDGRLYMSKGNSKGYNQGDQLAPRAFRDLWGLASPNGAPDYLPIETTDLSGYQRKYHKPSDDWGQQGGVLRCDPYRDGRVSGRALEIVARGFRNPWDIAFDDAFNWLGTDNDQSTGDRIFMPFYGAHFGWGHPWTYSWTGKDHLPTVPISGPTFEGSGTGVSYYYAKQFPPKYRDLFFVGDWLRREVLAFRPQWDGALMVSDSEVLEVFAHAGGGRTMPKSDGRAFDPTDMEVGPDGCLYILSWGHEYGVKLEDGKQANVGRVYRIRYEGNSLESWSPKRRAMPINDWSLDQLFIDLGSPVAAWRVNAQNELLCRKASAEFLLRKLENPPSMTRAQQTWAIWTLARAGKLPARLFEHAGLNRKIQTIRALAFQEKTRSSEEVAGLFAESLASSEPRLRFEAVQAIGQARIRVLAEKLLDHLNHESERIAFYATWNTLRELLTLEERRMLLDREQGSARLGLLLGLLADDVLAPDEVELFRRDRDRRVATIAEQWLIETGGAKPFLSLSPEPGRYSEPVVVEVKTTIPDHRIAFTLDGSVPTKTSESYSKPLTIDRSMTLTVALLEEDNLVGRVVKADYQIQPAPEYFGRRFISDISTPSGNRYEMDYRGVEIGKRVYTDRDYKFTKVPNELLGAPFLRGANADDRSRGNRWISFTTDARLDILLGVDTRGDEPLRWMRINEPEGFVDTGMNVQNDDANFRLYRKAYSAGEIVLGGNTNERSDSARGNYLLIFQRKLLLPGSEAATQAQVLAAMETADLQRGRELFMHPRGAGCVKCHAMRGVGRKFAPDLSDLGNRAKTPDAIIMSILKPSAVITEGFAQQRILTEDGRLFSGAVIQETQRSLKLVGADGELVAIDKANIEERVGTEISPMPAGYGKMMSAQQIADIVAWLMTQKATDDSVGTFRHEQANPIYFQQNQQQNPDDLET, encoded by the coding sequence ATGAAAATCCGTCTAGTTTTGCTAACGCTGTTGGTTGGCAGCTATGTTGGTGGCTCCGGAAGGAGCCACGCGGATAACGATCTCCCTCTTCTGCCGAAGGGATTTGCGGTTGATGTGATCGCGCGCGAACCCATGGTGAGCAATCCCTGCGTGATGGCGTTTGATCGCTTCGGACGCATTTGTGTTGGACAGGGTCCGCAATATCGAAAGCCCAAGCCAGACACTCCGGGTGATCGAGTTGACATCCTGATTGATGAGAATGGTGATGGGGTTGCCGATCGTCGCAAGACCTTTGCCGAAGGCTTCAACTCGATTCAGGGACTTGCTTGGCATGGACGTGACCTTTGGGTTGCCAATGCTCCGGATTTAACAGTCGTTCGCGACCTTGATGGCGACGATAAAGCTGACGAGTATGTTCGCGTTTACACCGACTTAGGAAACTTGGAGCATGGTTTGCATGGTTTGAATTTTGGGCCCGATGGTCGCTTGTACATGTCGAAGGGCAATTCGAAGGGATACAACCAGGGGGACCAGTTAGCTCCGAGAGCGTTTCGCGATTTATGGGGGCTTGCCTCGCCAAACGGCGCTCCTGACTACTTGCCAATCGAGACGACTGACCTGTCTGGTTACCAACGCAAATATCACAAGCCGTCGGATGATTGGGGACAGCAAGGTGGGGTTTTGCGGTGCGATCCTTATCGGGACGGTCGGGTATCGGGCCGAGCTCTTGAAATTGTTGCCCGCGGTTTCCGCAATCCTTGGGATATCGCGTTTGATGATGCGTTCAATTGGTTGGGTACCGACAACGATCAGTCGACCGGTGATCGAATCTTCATGCCATTCTACGGAGCGCACTTTGGCTGGGGGCATCCGTGGACCTACAGTTGGACCGGCAAGGATCACTTGCCTACGGTTCCGATCAGTGGGCCAACTTTTGAAGGATCCGGAACGGGAGTTAGCTACTATTACGCCAAGCAGTTTCCGCCCAAGTATCGCGATCTCTTTTTTGTTGGTGACTGGTTGCGACGTGAAGTGCTGGCCTTTCGCCCTCAATGGGATGGTGCCTTGATGGTCTCTGATTCGGAGGTGCTTGAGGTCTTTGCTCATGCTGGAGGAGGGCGGACGATGCCGAAAAGTGATGGCCGCGCCTTTGATCCCACCGATATGGAAGTGGGTCCCGACGGCTGTCTCTACATTCTGAGTTGGGGGCATGAATATGGCGTCAAACTTGAAGACGGAAAACAAGCCAATGTGGGCCGAGTTTATCGCATTCGCTATGAGGGGAATTCGCTGGAGTCATGGAGTCCAAAACGACGCGCTATGCCGATCAACGATTGGTCTCTTGACCAATTATTTATCGATCTAGGCAGTCCCGTAGCCGCGTGGCGAGTCAATGCTCAAAACGAGTTGCTCTGTCGCAAAGCTTCCGCGGAGTTTCTGCTCCGTAAGCTCGAAAATCCCCCGTCAATGACGCGAGCTCAACAGACATGGGCGATCTGGACTCTGGCACGAGCCGGTAAATTGCCTGCCAGACTTTTCGAGCATGCGGGCCTCAATCGAAAAATTCAGACCATTCGAGCGCTCGCGTTTCAAGAGAAAACCCGATCATCGGAAGAGGTCGCAGGCCTGTTTGCTGAGTCGTTAGCATCGTCAGAGCCTCGTCTGCGTTTTGAAGCGGTCCAGGCAATCGGGCAGGCTAGGATTCGTGTGCTTGCGGAAAAGTTACTTGATCATTTGAATCATGAATCCGAACGAATCGCGTTTTATGCCACGTGGAATACGTTGCGAGAGCTGCTGACACTTGAGGAACGCCGGATGCTACTTGACCGGGAGCAAGGGAGTGCCAGGTTGGGTTTGTTACTCGGATTGCTTGCCGATGATGTGCTCGCCCCTGACGAAGTCGAATTGTTTCGTCGGGATCGCGATAGGCGAGTGGCAACGATTGCAGAACAGTGGTTGATAGAAACGGGTGGAGCAAAGCCATTTCTCTCACTCTCACCTGAACCGGGTCGCTATAGCGAACCTGTCGTCGTCGAAGTGAAGACGACGATTCCTGATCATCGCATTGCATTTACGCTTGATGGATCCGTTCCCACGAAAACCTCCGAATCGTACTCGAAGCCACTTACGATTGACCGAAGCATGACGCTGACGGTTGCCTTGTTAGAGGAAGATAATTTGGTCGGACGGGTGGTAAAAGCCGATTACCAGATTCAGCCTGCGCCGGAATACTTCGGCCGTCGCTTTATTTCCGATATTTCGACGCCGAGTGGGAATCGTTACGAAATGGATTACCGTGGCGTTGAAATCGGTAAACGCGTTTACACGGACCGCGATTACAAATTCACGAAGGTGCCCAATGAACTGCTAGGCGCACCATTCTTGCGAGGTGCCAATGCAGACGATCGATCGCGCGGAAATCGTTGGATTTCATTCACGACGGACGCCCGTCTTGACATTCTCCTAGGTGTGGACACTCGCGGTGATGAGCCGTTGCGGTGGATGCGCATCAACGAGCCGGAAGGTTTTGTTGATACAGGAATGAATGTTCAGAACGATGATGCGAATTTTCGTTTGTATCGGAAAGCCTATTCGGCCGGTGAAATTGTGCTCGGAGGAAATACGAATGAACGCTCTGACAGCGCTCGAGGGAACTACCTTTTGATATTCCAGCGGAAATTACTCCTGCCGGGCAGCGAAGCAGCCACCCAAGCTCAAGTTCTGGCAGCCATGGAAACTGCTGATCTGCAACGAGGTCGAGAATTATTTATGCATCCGCGTGGAGCAGGTTGCGTCAAATGCCACGCCATGCGGGGCGTGGGTCGCAAGTTCGCGCCCGATCTGTCCGATCTGGGAAATCGAGCTAAAACACCCGATGCCATCATCATGTCGATTCTCAAGCCGAGTGCGGTGATCACAGAAGGATTTGCCCAGCAGAGAATTCTGACGGAAGACGGTCGCCTGTTCTCGGGCGCTGTTATTCAAGAAACTCAACGGTCACTTAAGCTGGTAGGGGCGGATGGAGAGCTCGTGGCAATCGACAAGGCTAACATTGAAGAGCGAGTTGGCACGGAGATTTCTCCCATGCCTGCGGGTTATGGAAAAATGATGTCGGCTCAACAAATTGCTGATATCGTCGCGTGGTTGATGACCCAAAAAGCCACCGATGACTCTGTCGGTACTTTCCGTCACGAGCAAGCCAATCCGATCTATTTTCAGCAGAATCAGCAGCAAAATCCTGACGATTTAGAAACGTAG
- a CDS encoding FG-GAP-like repeat-containing protein, translating into MKMEPLVLRSSWVGYFAVLLIAFLISDCSAEKDFSIRVDWQTVQLSPHFFSEGATVGDFDRDGDLDIASGPWWYEGPDWKQKHQFYAQDAIDPHGYSNNFFAFTEDLNADGWDDILVYGFPGEDASWYENPRGANRFWPHHKVLEGLDNESPTFVDINGDGRREIVCSVDGFFGYAEVNRDDPALPWKFVRISDKSAGGKFTHGLGVGDVNGDGRLDLLEKNGWWEQPAGKAKLWKQHKVAFGEGHGSSQIFAYDVDGDRDHDVVCSLNAHGFGLAWFENLGSQQFKRHLIMGAKPSDNDYGICFSQLHAMQLADVDGDGLKDIVTGKRYWAHGPRGDVQSRHPAVVYWFQLQRDRAGESVRWIPRQIDDDSGVGMEVDVVDVNGDNLPDVLIGNKKGTHLHVQGRSKISASEGQRDLQIGIDDIARPTQQGEPDAAGLDPQEAAAAMTLPRGFRVQLAAGEPMIHQPIAMTFDHRGRLWIAEAYEYPIRAKEGQGKDKIVILEDTNLDGVFDNRKVFADKLNLISGLEVGFGGVWVGAAPYFMFIPDRDGDDQPDGEPEILLDGFDYRDTHETLNAFNWGPDGWLYGCHGVFNYSDVGKPGCDDSERMRLTCGVWRYHPVRHKFEAFARGTSNPWGVDFNEYGHAFMTACVIPHMYHMSQGGRYQRQGGQHLNSHTYDDIKTIADHAHFTGQVSDHAWWGRDQNANSQSIYDAGGGHAHCGAMIYLGDNWPHQYRNSIFMTNLLGNRINNDVLHRVGSGYVASHGHDFLFANDQWFRCINQRLAPDGSVYLIDWYDKQACHRDDKERWDRTNGRVYQVAYGEVKPRSVDLSKLSDGQLANLQLHENEWQVRVSRRILQERAAAKKLNHEAVRHVLLPILKDHPSVSRRLRATWVLHVCGLLHAEDRTFLLNAEGRKSEYLRAWAIQLDAEDGQADDLGKWIPLAAGDDSPLVRLYLASALQRLPLDDRWQIAKGLLQHADDAADQNVPLMIWYGVEPLVPHNVDRALALVTGSKIPVVRQFVYRRAAADPETRGPLLDLLKNTDDIGLQKQMVGEVAEALSRQGKLSMPVEWPALYSKLAQSSDDQLRDQALAISVRFGDASIFPILREIARNQEANASSRENALTALITGKDIELLPLLLEMLDDDMLRLKAIQAMAGYEDESIPVAILARYSTFSPREQATALATLSSHASFANRLIEAIADQTVKREHVTAYTIRQLLVLNDQALNKKIERVWGQIGQSTGDKRRRIESLKRQLSSDRLGESDLSHGRTLYEKSCAKCHLLFGEGSRIGPDITGSNRANLDYVLHNIIDPNALIGKDYQTTQMILTNGRVVMGLVKDETDSAVVLQTATEKLVVDKADIDERQLSKMSMMPEGQLDKMTVDQIRDLIAYLASPKQVTLPGTAPQYDDATRRVFGAIEGETMSVIDRTGGKSDPQEMVAFSDGNWSQDSHLWWIQAKPGDKLTLQFAAPRAIEYEIFLGLTKAVDYGIIKLTLNDQTLVEQLDLFHPTVVPTGPLRFGKHRLKEQGNRLQIEIVGVNPKADPSYMVGLDYLYLGSSEQEKNSAD; encoded by the coding sequence ATGAAGATGGAACCCCTGGTCCTACGGTCTTCTTGGGTCGGTTATTTTGCCGTACTGCTGATCGCCTTTTTAATTAGCGATTGTTCGGCGGAAAAAGACTTCTCCATTCGTGTCGATTGGCAGACGGTTCAGTTAAGTCCGCATTTTTTCAGTGAAGGAGCCACGGTCGGTGATTTCGATCGTGATGGCGATCTGGACATTGCTTCCGGACCTTGGTGGTACGAGGGGCCCGACTGGAAACAGAAACACCAGTTTTATGCGCAGGACGCAATTGATCCGCATGGTTATTCCAACAATTTTTTTGCATTCACGGAAGACTTGAATGCGGATGGTTGGGATGACATCTTGGTCTATGGATTTCCAGGGGAGGATGCATCGTGGTACGAAAACCCACGGGGCGCTAATCGATTTTGGCCTCACCACAAAGTATTGGAAGGCTTAGACAACGAATCGCCAACGTTTGTCGACATCAATGGTGATGGCCGTCGCGAGATCGTTTGCAGTGTTGATGGCTTCTTTGGCTATGCCGAAGTCAATCGCGATGATCCGGCTTTGCCCTGGAAGTTTGTTCGGATCTCCGATAAGTCGGCGGGAGGAAAGTTCACGCATGGTCTAGGTGTCGGGGACGTCAACGGTGATGGTCGATTGGACCTCCTCGAGAAAAATGGTTGGTGGGAACAACCGGCGGGGAAGGCAAAACTGTGGAAACAGCACAAGGTGGCCTTCGGCGAAGGGCATGGTTCTTCGCAGATCTTTGCTTACGATGTCGACGGCGATCGCGATCATGATGTGGTTTGTTCCTTGAATGCTCACGGGTTTGGGCTCGCCTGGTTCGAAAATCTAGGCTCGCAGCAATTCAAACGTCATCTGATCATGGGGGCCAAGCCGAGCGACAATGACTATGGGATCTGCTTTTCGCAGCTTCACGCCATGCAATTAGCAGATGTCGATGGTGATGGTCTCAAAGATATTGTGACAGGTAAGCGTTATTGGGCACATGGTCCCAGGGGCGATGTGCAATCAAGACACCCTGCGGTTGTTTACTGGTTTCAGTTGCAACGAGATCGAGCGGGAGAGTCGGTGAGATGGATACCCAGGCAGATTGACGATGATTCTGGGGTAGGCATGGAAGTGGATGTGGTGGATGTCAATGGTGACAATCTGCCCGATGTGCTCATTGGCAACAAAAAGGGCACTCATCTGCACGTTCAGGGGCGATCGAAAATTTCCGCTAGTGAGGGACAACGTGATTTGCAGATCGGTATCGACGATATTGCTCGACCGACCCAACAAGGTGAGCCCGACGCAGCGGGACTCGATCCGCAGGAGGCTGCCGCGGCGATGACCCTTCCTCGGGGCTTTCGCGTGCAGTTGGCAGCGGGTGAGCCCATGATCCATCAACCGATTGCGATGACATTTGATCATCGCGGTCGCTTGTGGATTGCGGAAGCCTATGAGTATCCGATTCGGGCCAAAGAAGGACAAGGGAAGGATAAGATTGTCATCTTGGAGGACACCAATCTGGATGGCGTGTTTGATAACCGAAAGGTCTTTGCCGACAAGCTAAATCTCATCAGCGGTTTGGAAGTTGGGTTCGGAGGGGTGTGGGTCGGCGCTGCACCTTATTTCATGTTTATCCCGGATCGCGATGGCGACGACCAACCCGATGGTGAACCAGAAATCCTGCTTGATGGTTTTGATTATCGTGATACTCACGAGACACTTAACGCTTTCAATTGGGGGCCAGACGGTTGGCTCTACGGCTGCCATGGTGTTTTTAATTACAGTGATGTCGGAAAGCCAGGTTGCGATGATTCGGAACGCATGCGATTGACCTGTGGTGTGTGGAGGTACCATCCTGTTCGCCATAAATTTGAGGCCTTTGCTCGTGGTACGAGTAATCCCTGGGGCGTTGATTTCAACGAGTATGGACATGCGTTTATGACAGCCTGTGTGATTCCGCATATGTATCACATGAGCCAGGGTGGGCGATACCAGCGGCAAGGAGGGCAGCACCTAAACTCGCACACCTACGATGATATCAAAACGATTGCTGATCATGCTCATTTTACCGGGCAAGTGAGTGATCATGCTTGGTGGGGACGCGACCAGAATGCCAACAGCCAAAGCATCTACGACGCCGGAGGGGGACACGCCCATTGCGGCGCCATGATCTATTTGGGAGACAATTGGCCTCACCAATACCGTAATTCTATCTTTATGACTAATCTGCTTGGAAATCGTATTAACAATGATGTCCTGCACCGGGTCGGTAGTGGCTACGTGGCTTCCCATGGTCACGACTTTTTATTTGCGAATGACCAATGGTTCCGTTGTATCAATCAGCGTCTTGCACCCGACGGTAGCGTTTATCTGATCGATTGGTATGACAAGCAGGCTTGCCATCGTGATGACAAAGAGCGGTGGGATCGGACGAATGGTCGTGTTTATCAAGTTGCTTACGGAGAAGTCAAGCCGCGGTCGGTTGACTTGTCCAAGTTGAGCGACGGCCAGCTTGCCAATTTGCAGCTTCACGAAAATGAATGGCAAGTGCGTGTGTCACGTCGAATCTTGCAAGAACGTGCCGCGGCGAAAAAACTTAATCATGAAGCGGTTCGACATGTCTTACTGCCCATTCTGAAAGATCATCCTTCCGTCTCGCGACGTTTGCGAGCAACGTGGGTGTTACATGTTTGCGGCTTGCTGCATGCGGAAGACCGCACATTCTTGTTGAATGCTGAGGGTCGCAAGAGTGAGTACCTGCGAGCCTGGGCCATTCAGCTCGATGCTGAAGACGGTCAGGCCGATGATTTAGGCAAATGGATCCCGTTGGCGGCTGGCGATGATTCACCCCTGGTTCGACTCTATCTTGCTTCAGCCCTCCAGCGTTTGCCGCTCGATGATCGCTGGCAAATTGCAAAAGGCCTGCTTCAGCATGCTGATGATGCGGCGGACCAAAACGTTCCATTGATGATTTGGTACGGTGTGGAACCTTTGGTTCCACACAACGTTGACCGCGCGTTGGCCTTGGTGACGGGTTCCAAGATCCCTGTCGTTCGTCAATTCGTGTATCGCCGAGCTGCAGCAGACCCAGAGACCAGAGGCCCTCTCTTGGACTTGCTCAAAAACACCGATGATATTGGCCTGCAGAAGCAAATGGTTGGTGAGGTTGCCGAAGCCCTTTCGCGGCAAGGCAAGCTAAGCATGCCGGTCGAATGGCCCGCGCTGTATTCCAAGTTAGCGCAGAGCAGTGACGATCAGTTGCGCGATCAGGCGCTGGCGATTTCCGTTAGGTTTGGCGATGCATCCATCTTTCCAATATTGCGGGAAATTGCGAGAAACCAAGAGGCAAATGCTTCGTCCCGTGAAAACGCTTTGACGGCATTGATCACGGGAAAGGACATCGAGCTTCTACCACTTCTTTTGGAAATGCTTGACGATGATATGTTGCGTTTGAAGGCGATCCAAGCGATGGCCGGATATGAGGACGAATCGATACCTGTCGCCATTCTTGCTCGTTATTCAACTTTTTCCCCGAGGGAACAAGCCACTGCGCTGGCCACCTTGTCCTCACATGCCTCATTTGCAAATCGACTCATAGAAGCCATTGCCGATCAGACCGTCAAGCGAGAACACGTGACCGCTTACACAATTCGGCAGTTGCTCGTGCTCAATGACCAGGCACTCAATAAAAAGATCGAAAGAGTCTGGGGGCAAATCGGCCAGAGTACGGGTGACAAGAGGCGACGAATCGAATCACTGAAACGACAATTGAGCAGTGATCGATTGGGAGAATCGGATCTGTCGCATGGCCGGACGTTGTATGAAAAGAGTTGTGCGAAGTGCCATCTGTTGTTCGGCGAAGGTAGTCGGATTGGTCCCGACATTACTGGTAGTAATCGCGCAAATTTGGATTACGTCTTGCACAACATTATCGATCCTAATGCGTTGATTGGAAAAGACTATCAAACAACCCAGATGATTCTCACTAACGGCCGAGTTGTCATGGGACTTGTCAAAGATGAGACCGATTCTGCGGTGGTTCTGCAGACCGCGACTGAGAAACTGGTTGTCGATAAAGCGGATATCGACGAGCGGCAATTGTCGAAGATGTCGATGATGCCGGAAGGCCAACTGGACAAAATGACAGTCGATCAGATTCGAGATCTGATCGCATATTTGGCGAGCCCTAAGCAGGTGACCTTGCCCGGCACCGCCCCTCAGTACGATGATGCGACTCGTCGCGTGTTCGGTGCGATTGAAGGCGAAACCATGTCAGTGATCGATCGCACAGGAGGGAAATCTGATCCCCAAGAGATGGTCGCGTTCTCTGACGGCAACTGGAGCCAAGACAGCCATCTCTGGTGGATTCAAGCTAAGCCGGGTGACAAACTCACGCTTCAGTTTGCCGCACCTCGTGCAATCGAATATGAGATATTTTTGGGGCTGACCAAGGCAGTAGATTACGGAATTATCAAGCTGACGCTCAATGATCAAACGCTGGTGGAACAGTTAGATCTTTTTCACCCAACGGTCGTTCCGACAGGGCCGCTGAGGTTTGGGAAGCATCGGTTGAAGGAACAAGGAAATAGATTGCAAATAGAGATCGTTGGTGTCAATCCAAAAGCAGATCCAAGCTACATGGTTGGCCTGGATTACCTGTATTTGGGTAGCTCAGAACAAGAAAAAAACTCTGCAGATTAA
- a CDS encoding NAD(P)-dependent oxidoreductase, whose protein sequence is MMKERESDTQVGLIGIGLLGTALAERLIRHGVTVLGFDIDPTRRDALAAMGGLASNDVPGLLSSCKVVILSLPTSAIARDVLEQNAAVLQADSTIVDTTTGDPEEMCAIGAFLSQRGVDYIEATVAASSAQLRVGTGALLIGGKEATVARVEPLLKMILEQYFYLGAVGSASRFKLVHNLMLGLHRAVLAEGLTFAEALGFSPATTLEILQQTPAVSGVMETKGGKMVAADFAPQARLSQHLKDVRLILSEAERAGTKTPLSEIHRTILEQAEQLGLGESDNSAVIEVYRKRVGGEGE, encoded by the coding sequence ATGATGAAGGAACGCGAGAGTGACACACAGGTTGGGTTGATCGGGATTGGTTTGCTCGGTACCGCTCTGGCAGAGCGATTGATCCGGCACGGAGTTACCGTTTTGGGGTTTGACATCGACCCGACGCGACGGGATGCGCTCGCTGCCATGGGAGGTTTGGCGAGCAACGATGTGCCGGGGCTCTTGTCATCTTGCAAAGTGGTCATCTTGAGCCTGCCGACCAGCGCCATTGCTCGCGATGTTCTGGAACAAAATGCGGCCGTGCTGCAGGCGGATTCGACGATTGTTGATACCACCACCGGTGATCCTGAAGAAATGTGTGCCATCGGGGCATTTCTATCTCAGCGAGGCGTGGACTACATCGAAGCGACGGTTGCTGCGTCTAGCGCTCAATTGCGTGTCGGTACCGGCGCGCTGCTGATTGGTGGAAAAGAGGCAACTGTGGCCCGAGTGGAACCGCTTCTCAAGATGATTCTCGAGCAATACTTTTATCTTGGAGCTGTGGGTTCGGCATCACGTTTTAAACTTGTTCACAATTTGATGTTGGGGCTCCATCGTGCGGTTCTTGCAGAAGGACTGACGTTTGCAGAGGCTCTAGGATTTAGCCCAGCGACAACATTGGAGATTCTGCAACAGACACCTGCCGTTTCAGGAGTGATGGAAACCAAAGGAGGGAAAATGGTGGCGGCCGATTTTGCTCCTCAGGCTCGTTTATCACAACATCTGAAAGATGTACGTCTGATACTGTCTGAAGCCGAACGGGCTGGCACAAAAACACCATTGTCCGAAATTCATAGAACGATATTGGAACAGGCCGAACAGCTTGGTTTGGGCGAATCCGACAATAGTGCAGTCATTGAGGTGTACCGAAAAAGGGTAGGAGGAGAGGGTGAATGA
- a CDS encoding class I SAM-dependent methyltransferase, translating to MRKLKSVLNHPRCYLLLQFLTGAMRARKTCIEAYAECKSGQRVLDVGCGPGYVVQYLPKVDYVGIDIDPRYISYAQSTFGSMGTFHQTEDVSEMIAKLESFDLILLNGVLHHLDDRTAKQLLVALSNALRQNGRLLTLDGCLDSNTSSIAKIFLGLDRGDHIRSACDYVELAENAFDYVEMNRTNCFYIPYDSVVMVCRNSS from the coding sequence ATGCGCAAACTCAAGTCGGTACTAAATCATCCTCGCTGCTATTTATTGTTGCAGTTTCTGACGGGGGCAATGCGGGCGAGGAAAACCTGCATTGAGGCTTATGCGGAATGCAAGTCGGGGCAGCGCGTTCTGGATGTAGGATGCGGGCCAGGCTACGTGGTCCAATATCTGCCGAAGGTCGATTACGTTGGGATCGATATTGACCCCAGATACATCTCCTATGCCCAATCCACGTTTGGATCGATGGGGACATTTCACCAAACAGAAGATGTCTCGGAGATGATTGCGAAACTGGAAAGCTTTGATCTTATCTTACTCAATGGGGTGTTACATCACCTTGATGATCGTACGGCAAAACAACTTCTTGTTGCATTGAGTAACGCACTTCGTCAAAATGGTCGGTTGTTAACTTTGGATGGTTGTCTTGATTCTAATACATCGAGCATCGCTAAAATCTTTTTGGGATTGGATCGGGGTGACCACATTCGTTCCGCTTGCGATTATGTCGAACTTGCTGAGAACGCTTTCGATTACGTCGAAATGAATCGTACGAATTGTTTTTATATTCCCTATGATTCAGTCGTGATGGTTTGCCGTAATTCGTCCTGA
- a CDS encoding glycosyltransferase family 39 protein, translating into MHPPLYSISLRVWRELFGGSRWIASSYGALCSLVGIAFVFSALRIQAGARLATAVCLILSLSIVQAHLATDIRGYALLSMLIACAAWQMVRIEAFGGGVAKSWCLGLMTLPMMMTHYFSVGICFALCVWAWFQLKGKLRVHFFLAVVISAGIFLVTWGPILLGHIKFAESTKGSLGFLDRDLPVWKSVFPMAMDLPIRIFGYPDNRMVTVAMGALLFFVVVIGIRRVPSVRIWGLLYLLGIGAVLLIDLARETQHVAFMRYGSLVSVAVPSAAMLAVHGMWGKWIWPMVGAVLVCLVLQVEEPRDVGSVHFHHVTSQLTSILSEYPSHYPLAACTIGRSWTGSQAGAAMFEFSCLPGFLPRASMIDLEEWSKKPGRSGDTAGRFWLMTLGRLRTLTKENIDRELPVAIRRKFPKVVAVKGPWKIAASGWGISPRPAAKLWLLEVPRREASNPSDLDSEN; encoded by the coding sequence ATGCACCCGCCCTTATATTCGATTTCGCTGCGGGTCTGGCGTGAACTTTTTGGTGGTAGTCGTTGGATTGCGTCATCCTATGGCGCGCTATGTTCATTAGTGGGGATCGCGTTTGTATTTTCAGCGTTGCGAATTCAAGCAGGCGCACGTTTAGCGACAGCTGTCTGTTTAATCCTGAGTCTTTCAATCGTTCAAGCTCACCTGGCAACTGATATTCGTGGATATGCTTTGTTGTCAATGTTGATTGCCTGCGCCGCTTGGCAAATGGTCCGTATTGAGGCTTTTGGCGGGGGCGTCGCAAAGTCGTGGTGCTTGGGATTGATGACCTTGCCTATGATGATGACCCACTATTTTTCGGTTGGGATTTGCTTCGCGCTTTGTGTGTGGGCTTGGTTTCAATTGAAAGGGAAATTGAGAGTTCATTTCTTTTTAGCGGTGGTGATTTCTGCAGGAATCTTTCTTGTGACTTGGGGCCCGATTCTTCTGGGGCATATCAAATTCGCCGAGTCCACGAAAGGATCTCTAGGATTTCTCGATCGGGATCTACCTGTTTGGAAGTCCGTATTTCCAATGGCAATGGACCTGCCGATTCGGATCTTCGGTTACCCGGATAACCGAATGGTTACCGTGGCAATGGGGGCCTTACTGTTTTTCGTTGTTGTAATTGGAATAAGACGAGTGCCTTCAGTGCGCATCTGGGGTTTGCTGTATCTCTTAGGGATTGGTGCTGTGTTGCTTATAGATCTGGCGAGAGAAACACAGCACGTTGCTTTTATGCGATACGGTTCGTTGGTTTCGGTTGCGGTTCCCAGTGCGGCGATGCTCGCCGTGCATGGAATGTGGGGCAAGTGGATTTGGCCGATGGTTGGGGCTGTCCTTGTTTGTCTTGTGTTGCAGGTTGAGGAACCAAGGGATGTCGGATCGGTGCATTTCCACCATGTTACGAGTCAATTAACCTCGATTCTTAGCGAGTACCCGTCACATTATCCGTTAGCGGCATGTACGATTGGCCGATCCTGGACGGGGAGCCAAGCAGGGGCCGCGATGTTTGAGTTTTCCTGTTTACCTGGATTTTTACCCCGAGCTTCAATGATTGACCTTGAGGAATGGAGTAAAAAGCCAGGCCGTTCGGGAGACACTGCTGGTCGATTTTGGCTGATGACGTTGGGCCGGTTACGTACGCTAACCAAGGAGAATATCGATCGCGAGTTACCCGTTGCAATTCGCCGTAAGTTTCCGAAGGTGGTGGCAGTGAAGGGACCTTGGAAGATAGCCGCGAGCGGTTGGGGGATTTCACCGCGTCCCGCTGCCAAGCTCTGGCTACTGGAGGTTCCAAGGCGGGAAGCTTCAAATCCGAGTGATCTGGATTCGGAAAACTGA